One Candidatus Krumholzibacteriia bacterium DNA window includes the following coding sequences:
- the ppk1 gene encoding polyphosphate kinase 1, whose product MARTNQRDYDKFFNRELSFLAFARRVMEMVHDPDVPLLERVKFAGIVGMLHDEFSMKRLSGLKRQIQRRKLKRSLDGRTPLQEFDACREELLVQSQQLALAVNDSLRPALAEAGIPILDHAALSKKQIKGLREFFQKSVLPILTPLAVDAEHPFPFISNLGLNLAIYLPEDKDGNERFVRLKIPDNRPRWVPLPDDEGFVPLEQVIAANLDLLFPRTPPTRVHTFRVTRGASGDPDRPLADLTIEEALNEPGSIVQQVSGELKARRFAGAVRLQVSSEMPKKTARWLAEQLEIEREDIYPTEYFLGLSDLRDFDVPDRKELRYPPHTPRVHPRLRGTNLGDPETVFDEMRRGDLLVQHPYQSFDASVLQFLRAATLDPQTLAIKLTIYRTSRNSPIVRTLAEAARRGKQVAVLVEITARFDEAPNIQWGEYLEKEGVHVAYGVESLKTHVKLALVVREEEGSIRRYLHVGTGNYHSGTARIYEDMGLLTCDENLCEEAAELFNELTGSTVYDYEHLLVAPHNMRERFVDLIRREAEHAREGRPSGIRAKMNQLQDPIIIRELYAASQAGVPITVNVRGLCCLRPGVKGLSETIRVYGVVSRFLEHSRVYRFENAGEPEHFMGSSDWMARNLNNRMECITPIHDADLQAEIDAIFDVYDQDNCSVWDCQPDGSYARRRPAEGEERWCAQEVLIAREDGEGPAHRPRATGRRASSSA is encoded by the coding sequence ATGGCCCGTACGAACCAACGAGACTACGACAAGTTCTTCAACCGCGAACTGAGCTTCCTGGCCTTCGCCCGCCGGGTCATGGAGATGGTGCACGATCCCGACGTGCCGTTGCTCGAGCGGGTCAAGTTCGCCGGGATCGTCGGCATGCTGCACGACGAGTTCTCGATGAAGCGCCTCAGTGGCCTGAAGCGCCAGATCCAGCGGCGCAAGCTGAAGCGCTCGCTCGACGGCCGGACGCCGCTGCAGGAGTTCGACGCCTGCCGCGAGGAGCTGCTCGTGCAGTCGCAGCAGCTGGCCCTGGCGGTGAACGATTCGCTGCGTCCCGCCCTGGCCGAAGCGGGGATCCCGATCCTCGACCACGCGGCTCTGTCGAAGAAGCAGATCAAGGGCCTGCGCGAGTTCTTCCAGAAGTCGGTGCTGCCGATCCTCACGCCCCTGGCCGTCGACGCCGAGCACCCCTTCCCGTTCATCAGCAACCTGGGCCTGAACCTGGCGATCTACCTGCCCGAGGACAAGGACGGCAACGAGCGCTTCGTACGCCTGAAGATCCCCGACAACCGGCCTCGCTGGGTGCCACTGCCCGACGACGAGGGTTTCGTGCCGCTCGAGCAGGTGATCGCGGCCAATCTCGATCTGTTGTTCCCGCGGACGCCACCCACCCGGGTGCACACCTTCCGCGTGACCCGCGGGGCGAGCGGGGATCCCGACCGCCCCCTGGCCGACCTGACCATCGAGGAAGCCCTGAACGAGCCGGGCAGCATCGTCCAGCAGGTGTCGGGCGAGCTCAAAGCCCGGCGCTTCGCCGGAGCGGTCCGCCTGCAGGTGAGCAGCGAGATGCCCAAGAAGACGGCGCGCTGGCTGGCCGAGCAGCTCGAGATCGAGCGCGAGGACATCTACCCGACCGAGTACTTCCTCGGCCTGAGCGATCTACGCGACTTCGACGTCCCCGATCGCAAGGAGCTGCGCTACCCGCCGCACACGCCGCGCGTCCATCCCCGCCTCCGAGGCACGAACCTCGGCGATCCCGAGACGGTGTTCGACGAGATGCGCCGGGGCGACCTGCTCGTGCAGCACCCCTACCAGAGCTTCGACGCCTCGGTCCTGCAGTTCCTGCGGGCGGCCACGCTCGATCCGCAGACCCTGGCCATCAAGCTCACGATCTACCGCACCAGCCGGAACAGTCCGATCGTCCGCACGCTGGCCGAGGCGGCGCGTCGCGGCAAGCAGGTGGCGGTGCTGGTCGAGATCACCGCCCGCTTCGACGAGGCCCCGAACATCCAGTGGGGCGAGTACCTCGAGAAGGAGGGCGTGCACGTCGCCTACGGCGTGGAGAGCCTGAAGACGCACGTGAAGCTGGCGCTGGTGGTTCGCGAGGAGGAAGGCTCGATCCGCCGTTACCTGCACGTGGGCACGGGCAACTACCACTCGGGCACGGCGCGCATCTACGAGGACATGGGCTTGCTGACCTGCGACGAGAATCTGTGCGAGGAGGCGGCCGAACTCTTCAACGAACTCACCGGCTCGACCGTCTACGACTACGAGCACCTGCTCGTCGCGCCACACAACATGCGCGAGCGCTTCGTCGATCTGATCCGCCGCGAGGCCGAGCACGCGCGCGAGGGCAGGCCCAGCGGGATCCGCGCGAAGATGAACCAGCTACAGGATCCGATCATCATCCGTGAACTCTACGCGGCCAGTCAGGCCGGAGTGCCGATCACCGTGAACGTCCGCGGGCTGTGCTGCCTGCGCCCCGGTGTGAAGGGCCTGTCCGAGACGATTCGCGTGTACGGGGTGGTGAGCCGGTTCCTCGAGCACAGCCGCGTGTACCGTTTCGAGAACGCAGGCGAGCCCGAGCACTTCATGGGGTCGTCCGACTGGATGGCCCGGAACCTGAACAACCGCATGGAGTGCATCACGCCGATCCACGACGCCGACCTGCAGGCGGAGATCGACGCGATCTTCGACGTCTACGACCAGGACAACTGTTCGG
- a CDS encoding dienelactone hydrolase family protein, with translation MDDDRQETSRGTLPVRRHARWYEIGGAGQARWIVLHGYAQRAERFLRRFRAIAGPGRQIVAPEGLSRFYTDDRYQRVGASWMTRDDRELEITDTLDWLDALIAHLDARDGAPARTTVLGFSQGAHTAGRWAALRGPRIDRLICWGSGLPQDVDLDRFAAAPYDLEFVVGTEDPLVPAEALAREFERVREAGIAFGITEFEGGHTIDPATLQRLVSS, from the coding sequence GTGGACGACGACAGGCAGGAAACCTCGCGGGGAACGCTCCCGGTGCGTCGCCACGCCCGCTGGTACGAGATCGGCGGCGCCGGCCAGGCGCGCTGGATCGTGCTGCACGGCTACGCCCAGCGGGCCGAGCGCTTCCTGCGGCGCTTCCGGGCGATCGCCGGGCCGGGGCGGCAGATCGTCGCCCCCGAGGGCCTGTCGCGCTTCTACACCGACGACCGCTACCAGCGCGTCGGGGCCTCGTGGATGACCCGCGACGACCGCGAACTCGAGATCACCGACACCCTCGACTGGCTCGACGCCCTGATCGCCCACCTCGACGCCCGCGACGGCGCACCCGCGCGGACCACCGTGCTCGGATTCTCCCAGGGGGCCCATACGGCCGGCCGCTGGGCGGCACTGCGCGGGCCGCGGATCGACCGGCTGATCTGCTGGGGATCGGGCCTGCCCCAGGACGTCGACCTCGACCGCTTCGCCGCGGCCCCCTACGACCTCGAGTTCGTCGTAGGCACCGAAGACCCGCTCGTCCCCGCCGAGGCTCTGGCCCGCGAGTTCGAACGGGTCCGCGAGGCCGGGATCGCCTTCGGGATCACGGAGTTCGAGGGCGGCCACACGATCGATCCGGCCACGCTCCAACGGCTGGTGTCGTCGTGA